The nucleotide window GGAGGGGTGGGGCGAGACGAGCGCGGACAACCTCCTCGCGGAGATCGAGGCCTCGCGGGAGCCCCCGCTGGCGGAGTTCCTCGCCGCGCTCGGGATCCCGTCGGTCGGCGGCGCGACCGCGCGAAACCTCGCGCAGCACTTCGGGAGCCTCGACGCCGTCAGGACGGCCGGCGAGGACGAACTCGCGGAGGTGGCCGACATCGGCCCGACGGTCGCCCGTACCGTCCGGGAGTTCTTCGCGAACGAGGAGAACGCGGCCGTCATCGACGAACTCCTCGAGTTCGTCACCCCGCAGGAGGCCGAGACGGTCGACGGGGCCGGCGACGAACTCGCCGGGCTGACGTTCGTGTTCACCGGCGCGCTGTCGGTCCCCCGGAGCGAGGCCGAGGAACTCGTCCAGCGCCACGGCGGCAACGCGACCGGGAGCGTGTCGGGGAACACCGACTACCTCGTCGCCGGCGAGGATCCGGGTGCGAGCAAGCGCGACGACGCCGACGCGAACGAGGTGCTGGTCGTCGAGGAGGACGAGTTCGCCGCGTTACTGGCGGAGCGCGGGCTGGAGTGGCCGCCCGAGGACGACGAGGAGTGACCGTTCGGCGGATGGTTGGTCTGGAGTGGCTCGTTTTCGGTTTCGCGTATTGTGGGTGTGTTTCCAGGTACCGATGAATCCGGTAGCTTGGTGAAGCGGAGCACGAGGCAGTAGAGTGGACCACTACCGCTGGGCGTGACGAGACACCACCGGCCTCCCCAGCCGATTGCGCTTCTCACGCTCCCTTCGGTCGCGCTGTGATGCTCATCCCTCGCGCGCGTCTGCTCGCCTTCGGCTCGCAGTCACGCGCGCCACCCGTCAGAACACGCTTGCTCGCACCGCTGCTGTCGACGCGACCGCGACCGGACGAGTTCGTGCTCGCCTCGCTCGCGTGAACGTCGCTCGGCCGAGTTCGGAGGGTGGGATAGAAAGGGACCGCACTCTCGGGGGCCAATAACACACCCTTGCTCCTCCCATTGGAGCAACTGCCACACAGTAAAAACCCCGAGACGTCGTCAGAGCCGCCAGCTCACAGGTCGGCCTGTTCGAACCGCCACAGCCCCAGGAGCGGCGGAACGAGCAGCCACGCGATCAGCATCGCCACCGCGGCGATCTCCATGTTCGTCGCCCACTGGCCCGCCGCGTCGCTGCCTGCCTCGCCGGCAGCGAGCAGCGTTCCGGCGAGGTACTCCCCCGAGACGATCTTGAACGAACCCGTCGGGTTCACCAGCCGGACCAGTCTGAGCACCTCGTTGCCGGTGAGCGGCAGCCAGCCGGGCGTCCCGCCGAGCAGGAAGAACTGCAGCGGGAGCTGGAGGATCTGCCAGAGGGGGACGAACACGAAGTACACCGCGACGGCGCCGGCGACCGCGAGCCGCTGGGACGGCACGGCGGCCGAGAAGCCGACCGCGATGGCGACGAACACGGCCGCGAGGAAGACGACGAGCAGCGTGTAGCCGATGTACGAGCCCGCGTCGAACTGCAGCGGGCCGACTGCGAGCACCAGCGCCGGCAGCAGGAAACCGATGACGATGGGCACCGCCATCGCGCCCGTGCGGCCGAGCACCTTGCCGAAGACGACCTCCGCCCGCGAGTGGGGCAGCGAGAGCAGGAGCTTCAGCGAGCCCGACTCCCGCTCGCCCACGACCGCGCCGTAGGCGATGACGAGCGCGATGAGCGGGACGAGCGTCGTGACAAGCGAGCCGTTCACGAGCCCGAGGATGGCGTTCGAGGAGAACGTCCCGCCGCCGCCGGGCCGGACGATGTACGCGACGCCGGAGACGAGCAGGACGAAGAACGCCGAGAGCGCCAGCAGCCAGCGCGAGCGCACGGCGTCCTCGAAGTCCTTGCGCGTCACCGCCTCCAGACTCATGCGCGCACCTCCTCGCCGGCGGCGACCCGATCGTCGCCGGTGTAGTGGAGGAACAGGTCCTCGAGCGACGCCTCCTCGGTGGTGAAGTCCTTCACCGTGACGCCCTGGTCCTCCAGCGTGGAAATGACCGTCGTCTTCGCGTCGCTGGCGCACGTGACGGTGACCGTCCCGCCGTCGGTGCTGGCGGACGTGACGCCGTCGAGCGCCCGGACCGCCGCGACGTCGTCCTCGCTCGCCGAGTCGACGGTGATGACGAGCTGTTCCTCGCCGCCGACGGCGTCGCGGAGGCCGGCGATACTGTCCTCGGCGACGAGTTCGCCCTCGCGGAGGATGCCGACCTGGTCACAGACCGCCTCAACCTGCCCGAGCACGTGACTGGAGAAGAACACCGTCGCGCCGCGGTCGGCCTCCGTGCGGACGATGTCGCGCATCTCCTTCGCGCCCGCCGGGTCGAGCCCCGAGGACGGCTCGTCGAGGATGAGCAGTTGCGGGTCGCCCACGAGCGCCATCCCCAGCGTGAGGCGCTGTTGCATCCCCTTCGAGTAGCCGCCGGCCTTGCGGTCGGCCGCGTCGGCGATGCCGACGCGTTCGAGCATCGCGTCCGGGTCGCCCTCGACCCCCTTCGAGCGCATGGCGAACTCGACGTGCTTGCGGCCCGTGAGGCGGTCGTACACGTCGTACCCCTCGGGGAGCACGCCCGTGCGCCGGCGGACCGCGACCGACTCGGCCTGCGCGTCGCGCGAGAGCACCTCGACGCTCCCGCTCGTCGGCCGGACGAAGTCGAGCAGCATGTTGATGGTCGTCGATTTGCCGGCGCCGTTGGGACCGAGGAAGCCGTAGACGGTCCCCTCCTCGACCGTGAGGTCGAGGTTGCGGACGGCGACCACGTCGCCGTACCGCTTCGTGACCCCGCGCAACTCGATGGCTGGCATAGGCTCCGCTTCCCGCGGTCCACAATAAAGGGTTTTGGACCGGCCGACACGCGGCACCACTTGCCGTAACTGACGTGCATATCCCTACGCAGGAATATTCCCTCAGCACATGAACGACGAGGACGGACGCGGTCCCCGCACCCGCGCGCTCCACGCCGGCTGGGACGGGGACCCCGAAACGGGCGCCCGGGCACCGCCCATCTACCAGACGACCTCGTACGCGTTCGCGGACGCCGACACGGCCGCGGACCTCTACGCCTTAGAGCGGGAGGGCGACGTGTACTCCCGCATCTCGAACCCGACGACCCGGGTGCTGGAGGGGCGACTCGCGAACCTGGAGGGCGGGGTCGACGCGGTCGCCACCGCCTCCGGGATGGCCGCCATCGACGCCGCGACGAGCGTGCTCGCGAGCGCCGGCGACAACATCGTCGCCAGCAGCGACATGTACGGCGGCACGAGCGCCTACTTCACGCACATGGCCTCGCGGCGCGGCGTCGACCTCGAGACCGTTCCGACGACCGACGCGGACGCGTACGCCGACGCCATCGACGAGGACACCGCGTTCGTCCACGTCGAGACCGTGGCGAACCCGTCGCTCGTCACGCCGGACTTCGAGCGGATCGCCGGGATCGCACACGAGCACGCGGTCCCGCTCGTCGTGGACAACACGTTCGGGACGCCCGCGCTCTGCAATCCCATCGAGCACGGCGCGGACGTCGTCTGGAACTCGACGACGAAGTGGATCCACGGCTCCGGGACGACCGTCGGCGGCGTGCTCGTCGACGGCGGGGCCTTCCCGTGGGACCACCCCGACGCGGACTACGGGGAGCTCTCGGGGGAGAATCCCGCCTTCGGCGTCGACTTCGCGGAGCGGTTCGGCGAGCGCGCGTTCGCGCAGGTCGTCCGCCACCGGGGGGTGCGCGCGCTCGGCAACTGCCAGTCGCCGTTCGACGCCTGGCAGACCCTCCAGGGGCTGGCGACGCTGCCACTGCGGATGGAGCGCCACTGCACGAACGCCCGCATCGTGGCCGAACACCTCCGGGACCACCCCGAGGTGGCGTGGGTGACCTACCCCGGGTTCGAGGAGCACCCGACCCACGAGAACGCCGCGCGCTACCTCGACGACTTCGGCGGCATGGTCGTGTTCGGTCTGGAGGGGGGATTCGAGGCCGGGAAGCGTCTCTGCGAGGCGGTCGAGTTGATCTCCTTCCTCGCGAACATCGGCGACGCCCGGAGCCTCCTCATCCACCCCGCGAGCACCACCCACGCGCAGCTCACCGAGGACGAACAGCGCGCGGCCGGGGTGCGGCCGGAGCTCCTCC belongs to Halorarum halophilum and includes:
- a CDS encoding ABC transporter ATP-binding protein, giving the protein MPAIELRGVTKRYGDVVAVRNLDLTVEEGTVYGFLGPNGAGKSTTINMLLDFVRPTSGSVEVLSRDAQAESVAVRRRTGVLPEGYDVYDRLTGRKHVEFAMRSKGVEGDPDAMLERVGIADAADRKAGGYSKGMQQRLTLGMALVGDPQLLILDEPSSGLDPAGAKEMRDIVRTEADRGATVFFSSHVLGQVEAVCDQVGILREGELVAEDSIAGLRDAVGGEEQLVITVDSASEDDVAAVRALDGVTSASTDGGTVTVTCASDAKTTVISTLEDQGVTVKDFTTEEASLEDLFLHYTGDDRVAAGEEVRA
- a CDS encoding ABC transporter permease subunit, with translation MSLEAVTRKDFEDAVRSRWLLALSAFFVLLVSGVAYIVRPGGGGTFSSNAILGLVNGSLVTTLVPLIALVIAYGAVVGERESGSLKLLLSLPHSRAEVVFGKVLGRTGAMAVPIVIGFLLPALVLAVGPLQFDAGSYIGYTLLVVFLAAVFVAIAVGFSAAVPSQRLAVAGAVAVYFVFVPLWQILQLPLQFFLLGGTPGWLPLTGNEVLRLVRLVNPTGSFKIVSGEYLAGTLLAAGEAGSDAAGQWATNMEIAAVAMLIAWLLVPPLLGLWRFEQADL
- a CDS encoding O-acetylhomoserine aminocarboxypropyltransferase/cysteine synthase family protein, whose product is MNDEDGRGPRTRALHAGWDGDPETGARAPPIYQTTSYAFADADTAADLYALEREGDVYSRISNPTTRVLEGRLANLEGGVDAVATASGMAAIDAATSVLASAGDNIVASSDMYGGTSAYFTHMASRRGVDLETVPTTDADAYADAIDEDTAFVHVETVANPSLVTPDFERIAGIAHEHAVPLVVDNTFGTPALCNPIEHGADVVWNSTTKWIHGSGTTVGGVLVDGGAFPWDHPDADYGELSGENPAFGVDFAERFGERAFAQVVRHRGVRALGNCQSPFDAWQTLQGLATLPLRMERHCTNARIVAEHLRDHPEVAWVTYPGFEEHPTHENAARYLDDFGGMVVFGLEGGFEAGKRLCEAVELISFLANIGDARSLLIHPASTTHAQLTEDEQRAAGVRPELLRLSVGIEDPEDIVADLDRAIAEVV